The proteins below are encoded in one region of uncultured Eubacteriales bacterium:
- a CDS encoding membrane hypothetical protein (Evidence 5 : No homology to any previously reported sequences): protein MYIPLINFAVFLLVGAAIFLVSGLDEKIAVKLRRGKKVGERKLRKQTLFTRLARLERERRRLVQEVNMPAAVYWLLTALGAGGGAAVGRLLFSHTFFAVAVGVLGALSPQLFLRIKLTQAKSQRVEKLHSSMLILSNSYIVTEDFIQSVRDNLGVLEYPTPFRDFLTYTNYIDGSVKTGLRRMEAQVENDYFSQWVNVLILAQDDRNMKYVTMSVVDAMADVRQVQRESDTAMYAIWREYFTVLALIFAAPLIFRVLMRDAYTVLVMTLPGQVLLTLLLVAVVFSLVRAYRLNKPLLT, encoded by the coding sequence ATGTATATTCCACTTATTAATTTTGCCGTGTTCCTGCTTGTAGGCGCGGCAATTTTTCTTGTCAGCGGTCTTGACGAAAAGATTGCCGTAAAACTGAGGCGTGGGAAAAAGGTCGGAGAAAGGAAACTCCGCAAGCAGACGCTTTTCACAAGGCTTGCGCGGCTGGAACGAGAAAGGCGGCGGCTGGTGCAAGAGGTCAATATGCCCGCCGCCGTCTACTGGCTGCTGACTGCTCTCGGCGCTGGCGGCGGCGCGGCAGTCGGAAGGCTCCTGTTTTCCCATACATTTTTCGCCGTCGCAGTCGGCGTCCTCGGCGCTCTTAGTCCACAGCTTTTCCTTCGGATTAAGCTGACACAGGCCAAAAGCCAGCGCGTGGAAAAGCTGCATTCCTCCATGCTGATCCTCTCCAATTCCTACATCGTGACGGAGGATTTTATACAGTCTGTGCGGGACAATCTCGGCGTCTTGGAGTATCCGACCCCGTTCCGGGATTTCCTGACCTACACCAATTATATAGACGGCAGCGTGAAAACCGGCCTGCGCCGCATGGAGGCACAGGTCGAAAACGACTACTTTTCCCAATGGGTAAACGTACTAATTCTCGCCCAGGATGATCGGAACATGAAATATGTCACCATGTCCGTCGTGGACGCGATGGCCGACGTGCGGCAGGTGCAGCGGGAATCCGACACGGCCATGTACGCCATTTGGCGGGAATACTTTACGGTTCTGGCCCTGATCTTCGCTGCGCCCCTCATTTTCCGCGTTCTCATGCGGGATGCCTATACCGTCCTCGTTATGACGCTTCCAGGCCAGGTGTTGCTTACGCTTCTGCTTGTCGCCGTGGTGTTTTCGCTGGTGAGGGCATATCGGCTCAATAAGCCGCTGTTGACGTGA
- a CDS encoding membrane hypothetical protein (Evidence 5 : No homology to any previously reported sequences): MMIGLTLLLIAALLFLGLKTVCGTVDGRSFAGRRTLKKIAKWQKERLNPWAVFPLKQLLAIASRLVYVDETAGVKLGRDLEKVGIPITPKVYTARKYLTVFAGIGLTAVCLILRFYFGVFVALLVTVFALMKQRDALNEKIRKKELAISQEMPRFVRTLCRSLQSDRDLVSVIGSYRKIAGPELGGELDILLAEMQSGNVQSALVHFENRIGSTEAFRLCGALRDMSLGIDQTATLSYMADDMARSAKENIKRELSLRPGKMRRTYYPAIGVCIAMILYVLVVYVIHNLNNIV, from the coding sequence ATGATGATTGGATTAACTCTGCTGCTGATTGCCGCGCTGCTGTTCCTTGGTTTGAAAACCGTCTGTGGCACGGTAGACGGGCGCTCTTTCGCCGGACGTAGGACGCTCAAAAAAATAGCCAAGTGGCAAAAGGAGCGGCTTAATCCGTGGGCGGTCTTTCCTCTCAAACAACTGCTTGCCATTGCATCCCGGCTCGTCTATGTGGACGAAACCGCCGGGGTGAAGCTCGGCAGGGACTTGGAAAAGGTCGGGATTCCCATCACGCCGAAGGTCTACACGGCCCGGAAATACCTGACCGTGTTTGCCGGGATTGGACTGACGGCGGTATGCCTGATCCTCCGCTTTTACTTCGGCGTGTTCGTCGCTCTGCTTGTAACGGTATTCGCCCTGATGAAGCAGCGCGACGCGCTGAATGAGAAAATCCGCAAAAAGGAGCTGGCTATCTCACAGGAAATGCCGCGCTTTGTTCGGACACTCTGCCGAAGCCTGCAATCTGACCGCGATCTTGTCAGCGTTATCGGCTCGTATCGGAAGATTGCGGGGCCGGAGCTTGGCGGTGAGCTGGATATCCTGCTTGCCGAAATGCAGTCCGGCAATGTCCAGAGCGCCCTTGTCCACTTTGAAAACCGTATTGGTTCGACGGAGGCGTTTCGGCTCTGCGGTGCGCTCCGAGATATGAGCCTCGGCATCGATCAGACCGCGACGCTCTCCTACATGGCCGATGATATGGCACGTTCGGCCAAAGAGAACATCAAAAGAGAGCTTTCACTAAGGCCGGGGAAAATGCGCCGGACGTATTATCCGGCCATCGGCGTCTGTATCGCCATGATTCTGTATGTCCTCGTCGTGTACGTTATCCATAATCTCAACAATATTGTGTAA
- a CDS encoding hypothetical protein (Evidence 5 : No homology to any previously reported sequences), with translation MFDNVNPYTLRTEVSEGMTRYFVSFKDGQATLRETEVSRPIYLEFLRFVKTERNLRRWDERHTEQSDLTDESLYLYGDEAFSSPTMALDIVKRMVRMGGMLLDAQTPRVDSYIGDGTRISAMIPPVVPQECGVITSIRKQNKSEITREQLFTSGSVSPDMLDFLTLCLCNGISVGLAGGTGAGKTTDQAYLLNEYIRQNDDYNNRVFVIEDSRELNLTAYDKGNNRPARVLYTVTKDPPNPITMLDLIVSSLRFHPSLIVPAEVRDAAAWEAANAGQTGHTILTAFHADSAFDAYRRLVSMCHAAQTGLSDAHLLEMCVGAWPVMVFKKQLKDNSRKYMEIFEATGVENGRLQGRMLYRFVISETERDGRGRVIKVHGSHKKVGTISPELFCRLRDNGAPEAELYRLFPDACPEVTEK, from the coding sequence ATGTTTGATAATGTAAATCCCTATACCCTGCGAACTGAGGTTTCCGAGGGTATGACACGATATTTTGTTTCTTTTAAGGATGGACAAGCTACCCTGCGGGAAACCGAGGTGTCCCGCCCCATCTATCTGGAGTTTTTACGCTTCGTGAAAACCGAGCGCAATTTGCGCCGCTGGGATGAGCGGCACACTGAACAATCTGACCTGACTGACGAATCACTCTACCTGTACGGCGATGAAGCGTTTTCCTCTCCCACAATGGCGCTGGATATTGTGAAACGCATGGTGCGCATGGGCGGGATGCTGCTGGACGCGCAGACCCCGCGTGTGGACAGCTATATCGGGGACGGTACGCGCATATCGGCCATGATTCCCCCCGTCGTTCCGCAGGAGTGCGGCGTAATCACGTCCATCCGAAAGCAGAACAAGAGCGAAATCACCCGTGAGCAGCTTTTTACCTCCGGCTCCGTGTCCCCGGATATGCTGGATTTTCTGACCCTCTGTCTGTGCAACGGCATTTCCGTTGGGCTGGCGGGTGGCACCGGAGCCGGGAAAACCACCGACCAGGCGTATTTGCTCAACGAGTATATCCGGCAAAACGACGATTACAACAACCGCGTGTTTGTCATTGAGGATAGCCGGGAATTAAACCTTACCGCCTACGACAAGGGCAACAACCGTCCGGCGCGGGTGCTTTACACCGTTACGAAAGACCCGCCGAACCCCATCACCATGCTTGACCTGATTGTAAGCTCTCTGCGGTTCCATCCGTCCCTGATCGTCCCCGCCGAAGTCCGGGACGCTGCCGCATGGGAGGCAGCAAACGCGGGACAGACCGGGCATACCATCCTGACCGCCTTTCATGCCGATAGCGCATTTGATGCTTACAGGCGCTTGGTGTCCATGTGCCACGCGGCGCAGACCGGGCTTTCAGACGCACATCTGCTGGAAATGTGCGTGGGCGCGTGGCCCGTCATGGTGTTCAAAAAGCAGCTCAAAGACAATTCCCGCAAGTACATGGAAATCTTCGAGGCAACAGGCGTTGAAAACGGCAGACTCCAAGGCCGGATGCTGTATCGGTTTGTAATCAGCGAAACGGAGCGCGACGGGCGCGGGCGCGTCATAAAGGTTCACGGCTCTCACAAAAAAGTAGGGACGATCTCGCCGGAGCTTTTTTGCCGCCTGCGTGACAACGGAGCGCCGGAAGCTGAGCTTTACCGTCTGTTCCCGGACGCTTGCCCGGAGGTGACTGAAAAATAA
- a CDS encoding conserved exported hypothetical protein (Evidence 4 : Homologs of previously reported genes of unknown function), translating into MAVLKRLRCLLREKKGDEAVSFLMTTAMLVLIFAVLVSAMIYIMQYYNASYMCRRVVRSIEITGVYDEAETRNIVAQMESADLKNVNVQVDAAYYSGRKIQLRQTFSVTLTGSYRITILTLGGNPVALDLPIKVKVAGMSEVYWK; encoded by the coding sequence ATGGCGGTTTTGAAACGGCTTCGATGCCTGCTGCGAGAGAAAAAGGGCGACGAGGCGGTTTCCTTTCTCATGACAACCGCCATGCTCGTTCTGATCTTCGCCGTGCTGGTATCGGCTATGATCTACATCATGCAATACTACAACGCAAGTTATATGTGCCGCCGCGTGGTACGCAGCATCGAAATCACGGGCGTCTACGACGAGGCAGAAACCCGGAACATTGTGGCGCAGATGGAAAGCGCAGACTTGAAAAACGTCAATGTTCAGGTGGATGCTGCGTACTACAGCGGCAGGAAAATCCAGCTACGGCAGACCTTTAGCGTAACTCTGACAGGCAGCTACCGCATCACCATTCTGACGCTCGGCGGGAACCCCGTTGCGCTTGACTTGCCGATCAAGGTCAAGGTGGCCGGAATGAGCGAGGTATACTGGAAATGA
- a CDS encoding hypothetical protein (Evidence 5 : No homology to any previously reported sequences), whose product MKKLLQSIKAKVRTLGIKTATALTDTRGDLATNTIGGIIVGVVIVGLLIIAINKFFPGFFSDMFGKMSDKLNGNW is encoded by the coding sequence ATGAAAAAGTTACTCCAGTCCATCAAAGCGAAAGTAAGGACCCTCGGCATTAAGACGGCGACTGCCTTGACCGACACAAGGGGCGATCTTGCCACCAACACAATTGGCGGCATCATCGTCGGCGTGGTCATCGTCGGACTGCTGATTATCGCCATCAACAAGTTCTTTCCTGGCTTTTTCAGCGACATGTTCGGCAAAATGTCAGATAAGCTCAACGGCAACTGGTAA
- a CDS encoding conserved hypothetical protein (Evidence 4 : Homologs of previously reported genes of unknown function) translates to MKELLKDRAGSIPIIFIGLVFFLLLIAFLIMEMGAVYENYYDAETVLQRSCNSAVEKNMLDAYRADNILRLDVSAAKSDFYSFLSSDMPDKYTVTIGSITGSATPPALTVTGTVTFSTLFGQYGFDDLSFNFTVQSTNYRTE, encoded by the coding sequence ATGAAAGAGCTGTTGAAAGACAGGGCCGGGAGTATCCCGATTATTTTTATTGGCTTGGTGTTCTTCCTGCTGCTGATTGCTTTTCTCATTATGGAAATGGGGGCCGTCTACGAAAATTACTACGACGCAGAAACTGTTCTTCAAAGAAGCTGCAACAGCGCGGTTGAGAAAAACATGCTGGATGCTTACCGGGCCGACAACATTCTGCGGCTGGACGTATCGGCGGCAAAATCGGATTTTTACAGCTTTCTTTCCTCCGATATGCCGGACAAATACACGGTGACGATAGGTTCCATCACAGGCTCGGCAACGCCCCCGGCCCTGACCGTCACGGGGACGGTTACGTTCTCAACGCTCTTTGGACAGTACGGCTTCGACGACCTTTCCTTCAATTTCACCGTACAGTCCACCAACTACAGGACGGAGTAA
- a CDS encoding membrane hypothetical protein (Evidence 5 : No homology to any previously reported sequences) has product MMNYISILITAAALIYGGVVDFRRREIPNTVPIVLLSLAAFSFPTFWRIMGLIIPAALLLAAAKLTKSEVPGGDFKLICALGFACGLPELSAIIVLSALGAMAYGFIRRLPLKRHIPLCAYVAPTYLALHLTAFALGWR; this is encoded by the coding sequence ATGATGAACTATATTTCCATCCTGATAACCGCCGCCGCGCTGATTTACGGCGGCGTTGTGGATTTCAGACGACGGGAGATACCGAATACAGTCCCCATTGTTCTGCTTTCTTTGGCAGCCTTTTCCTTTCCGACTTTTTGGCGTATAATGGGGCTAATCATCCCCGCCGCGCTTCTGCTTGCGGCGGCAAAGCTCACAAAAAGCGAAGTCCCCGGAGGGGATTTCAAACTGATCTGCGCACTTGGTTTCGCCTGCGGTCTGCCGGAGCTTTCGGCAATCATCGTTCTCTCCGCACTCGGCGCTATGGCCTATGGCTTTATCCGGCGTCTGCCGCTAAAGCGTCACATTCCTTTATGCGCCTACGTCGCCCCCACGTACCTCGCCCTCCATCTGACCGCGTTTGCGCTGGGATGGAGGTGA